One Kitasatospora sp. NBC_01287 DNA window includes the following coding sequences:
- a CDS encoding DUF3224 domain-containing protein: MDTNTTTTTTATTATAVTATTAVTTIGTFTFAGWEELPLAPTDPLTAPRLARAAVTNDFTGGLTATGTTCQYTMVYATEKTGLFNGFELITGTLDGRAGAFVVEQRGSFHEDGGVRCVFEVVPGSGTGALAGLRGSGDFTSRHGESSVDYTFTYEGLDRP; encoded by the coding sequence ATGGACACCAACACCACTACCACCACCACCGCGACCACCGCCACCGCCGTGACCGCGACCACCGCCGTGACCACCATCGGCACCTTCACCTTCGCCGGCTGGGAGGAACTCCCGCTCGCCCCCACCGACCCGCTCACCGCGCCGCGGCTGGCCCGCGCCGCCGTCACCAACGACTTCACCGGCGGCCTCACCGCGACCGGCACCACCTGCCAGTACACGATGGTGTACGCGACCGAGAAGACCGGTCTCTTCAACGGGTTCGAACTGATCACCGGCACACTCGACGGTCGCGCGGGCGCCTTCGTGGTCGAGCAGCGCGGCAGCTTCCACGAGGACGGCGGCGTGCGGTGCGTCTTCGAGGTGGTGCCCGGCTCGGGCACCGGCGCGCTCGCGGGCCTGCGCGGCAGCGGCGACTTCACCTCGCGCCACGGGGAGTCGTCCGTCGACTACACCTTCACCTACGAGGGCCTGGACCGCCCCTGA
- a CDS encoding YafY family protein produces the protein MRADRLLSLLLLLQNRGPLTAPVLAAELEVSVRTVYRDVEALGAAGVPVLAERGPAGGYRLVEGYRTRLTGLTDAEAGSLFLAGAPGPARDLGLGATLAAAQLKVQAALPGPLADRARRVQERFHLDAPAWFREADPVPWLGEIARAVWEQRVLRCDYRRWRGEVRRELRALGLVLKSGIWYLVAAPGDGGAPRTYRVSRFLTVELTEEVFERPAGFDLPAYWTESNERLTAMFYQGSAELRISPDAAQLLPARFGAAGARALESAGAPEADGWLRVDLPIETLAVAVGDLLRLGAAAEVLGPPELRAAVAREAALAAAHYAS, from the coding sequence ATGCGCGCCGACCGGCTCCTCTCGCTGCTCCTGCTGCTGCAGAACCGCGGCCCCCTGACCGCACCCGTGCTCGCCGCCGAGCTGGAGGTCTCCGTCCGCACCGTCTACCGGGACGTCGAGGCGCTCGGCGCGGCCGGCGTCCCGGTGCTGGCCGAGCGCGGCCCGGCCGGCGGCTACCGGCTGGTGGAGGGCTACCGCACCAGGCTCACCGGGCTCACCGACGCCGAGGCGGGCTCGCTCTTCCTGGCCGGCGCCCCCGGCCCCGCCCGCGACCTCGGCCTGGGCGCCACCCTGGCCGCCGCGCAGCTCAAGGTGCAGGCGGCGCTGCCGGGTCCGCTGGCCGACCGGGCACGCCGGGTGCAGGAGCGCTTCCACCTGGACGCGCCCGCCTGGTTCCGGGAGGCCGATCCGGTGCCCTGGCTCGGCGAGATCGCCCGGGCGGTCTGGGAACAGCGGGTGCTGCGCTGCGACTACCGGCGCTGGCGCGGCGAGGTGCGGCGCGAGCTGCGGGCGCTGGGCCTCGTGCTCAAGAGCGGGATCTGGTACCTGGTCGCGGCCCCGGGGGACGGCGGCGCCCCGCGCACGTACCGGGTCTCGCGCTTCCTCACCGTCGAGCTGACCGAGGAGGTCTTCGAGCGACCGGCGGGCTTCGACCTGCCCGCCTACTGGACCGAGTCGAACGAAAGGCTGACCGCGATGTTCTACCAGGGCAGCGCCGAGCTGCGGATCTCCCCGGACGCGGCCCAGCTGCTGCCGGCCCGGTTCGGAGCGGCGGGCGCCCGCGCCCTGGAGAGCGCCGGAGCACCGGAGGCGGACGGCTGGCTCCGGGTGGACCTCCCGATCGAGACCCTGGCGGTGGCGGTGGGCGACCTGCTGCGCCTGGGCGCGGCCGCCGAGGTACTCGGCCCGCCGGAGCTGCGGGCGGCCGTCGCCCGTGAGGCGGCGCTGGCCGCGGCGCACTACGCGTCATAG
- a CDS encoding YafY family protein: MNRTARLYALVEELRAAAPRPVTVAALAARFEVSARTVQRDLQALMETGVPVRATTGRGGGWSIDPAMTLPPVRFTADEASALVAALAAADASAPYAGAARTAAQKIAASMTGPATVAAQELAARIVTLPARTAQPVRAAVERALTDGTVLRLSYADAAGRESERVVEPAGLLTADGKWYLIAWCRTRRAGRGFRLDRITAATPTAEQAPPHDLAALLAGSSAADAARPTALAPLATAP; encoded by the coding sequence ATGAACCGTACAGCCCGGCTCTACGCCCTGGTCGAGGAGTTGCGCGCGGCGGCGCCGCGGCCGGTGACGGTGGCGGCGCTCGCCGCGCGTTTCGAGGTGAGCGCGCGCACGGTGCAGCGCGATCTCCAGGCGCTGATGGAGACCGGTGTCCCGGTGCGTGCCACGACCGGGCGGGGCGGGGGTTGGTCGATCGACCCGGCGATGACCCTCCCCCCGGTCCGCTTCACCGCCGACGAGGCCTCGGCGCTGGTCGCCGCACTCGCCGCGGCCGATGCCTCGGCCCCCTACGCGGGCGCGGCCCGCACGGCGGCCCAGAAGATCGCGGCCTCGATGACCGGTCCCGCCACGGTGGCGGCCCAGGAGCTCGCCGCGCGGATCGTCACGCTGCCGGCCCGGACCGCGCAGCCGGTGCGGGCCGCGGTGGAGCGGGCGCTCACCGACGGCACGGTGCTGCGTCTCTCCTACGCCGACGCGGCGGGGCGGGAGAGCGAGCGCGTGGTGGAGCCGGCCGGACTGCTCACCGCCGACGGCAAGTGGTACCTCATCGCCTGGTGCCGCACCCGGCGGGCCGGTCGCGGCTTCCGGCTGGACCGGATCACCGCGGCCACCCCGACCGCCGAGCAGGCACCGCCCCACGACCTGGCCGCCCTGCTGGCCGGCTCGTCCGCCGCCGACGCGGCGCGGCCCACCGCGCTCGCGCCCCTCGCCACCGCGCCCTGA
- a CDS encoding DUF397 domain-containing protein, with the protein MIPSASLWRKSSYSNPEDACVEVVDRLPTVPVRDSKDPAGPALDFPAPAWSAFVAALRTGELPGC; encoded by the coding sequence ATGATCCCTTCCGCATCCCTGTGGCGCAAGAGCTCCTACAGCAACCCCGAGGACGCCTGCGTCGAAGTGGTGGACCGCCTCCCCACCGTCCCCGTCCGTGACTCCAAGGACCCCGCCGGCCCCGCCCTCGACTTCCCCGCCCCCGCGTGGTCCGCGTTCGTCGCCGCCCTCCGCACCGGCGAGTTGCCCGGCTGCTGA
- a CDS encoding RloB family protein, whose protein sequence is MSDFRRRIPRSRKEVCRRVFRSRLLVFCASKKTEKQYLQELKSETKNMTVSIKVVAEPGDPLSVVRAARKYWKANVDDFDACWVVTDVDDFDLTAARQEARQAGIGLAVSDPCFEYWLLLHFRSHDSHLSSYKSVERLLAKHVPGYDKSDLDFSPFKGGVADAVERARKRWDECEGLADRNPSTRMHEIVSEMLA, encoded by the coding sequence ATGAGTGATTTCCGCAGACGGATCCCGAGGAGTCGCAAGGAAGTCTGCCGCCGGGTCTTCAGGAGCCGGCTGCTCGTCTTCTGTGCCTCGAAGAAGACGGAGAAGCAGTACCTCCAGGAACTGAAGAGCGAAACCAAGAACATGACGGTCTCCATCAAGGTCGTGGCGGAGCCGGGTGATCCGCTCTCCGTGGTCCGGGCCGCCCGGAAGTATTGGAAGGCGAACGTCGACGACTTCGATGCCTGTTGGGTCGTGACGGATGTCGATGATTTCGATCTGACCGCCGCCCGCCAGGAGGCGCGTCAGGCCGGTATCGGGTTGGCAGTGTCCGATCCGTGTTTCGAGTACTGGCTTCTCCTGCACTTCCGCAGCCATGATTCGCACCTTTCCTCGTACAAGAGCGTGGAGCGGCTCCTGGCGAAGCACGTTCCCGGGTACGACAAATCCGATCTGGACTTCAGCCCATTCAAGGGCGGAGTTGCCGATGCCGTCGAGCGGGCCCGGAAGAGATGGGACGAATGCGAGGGTCTCGCCGACAGGAACCCGTCGACGCGGATGCATGAAATTGTGAGCGAGATGCTCGCCTGA
- a CDS encoding alpha/beta hydrolase, translated as MTMTMTITDEDCLAETLAFNERFETAAAGRPARGRALDAATMALLRRNRLGGDAPPVRLPQGQDRVVAGGVKVRVFVPDQVDGVYLHIHGGGWAFGSADGQDERLWQLATRTRLAVLSVEYRLAPEHPFPAGPDDCEAAARWLVDHAEAEFGTRRLLIGGESAGAHLSVLTLLRLRDRHGITGAFRAAHLLFGPYDLSMTPSQRSFGSRQLLSNTESLRGSYELLTPGTGPEQRRDPEVSPLFADLADLPPARIVVGTEDPLLDDSLFLAQRWQVAGAPVQLGVVAGAMHGFTLFPSTITERELRRQVDFLAGA; from the coding sequence ATGACGATGACGATGACGATCACGGACGAGGACTGCCTCGCCGAGACCCTGGCCTTCAATGAGCGCTTCGAGACCGCTGCCGCCGGCCGACCGGCTCGGGGGCGAGCGCTGGACGCGGCCACCATGGCGCTGCTGCGGCGCAACCGGCTCGGTGGCGACGCCCCGCCGGTGCGGCTGCCGCAGGGCCAGGACCGCGTCGTCGCGGGCGGGGTGAAGGTCCGGGTGTTCGTGCCGGACCAGGTCGACGGCGTGTACCTGCACATCCACGGCGGCGGCTGGGCGTTCGGCTCGGCGGACGGGCAGGACGAGAGGCTGTGGCAGCTCGCCACCCGGACTCGGCTGGCCGTGCTGAGCGTGGAGTACCGCCTGGCGCCGGAGCACCCTTTCCCCGCCGGGCCGGACGACTGCGAAGCGGCCGCCCGGTGGCTGGTGGACCACGCCGAGGCCGAGTTCGGCACCCGGCGGTTGCTGATCGGCGGCGAATCGGCCGGCGCCCACCTGAGCGTCCTGACCCTGCTGCGCCTTCGCGACCGGCACGGGATCACCGGCGCTTTCCGGGCGGCACACCTGCTCTTCGGCCCGTACGACCTGTCGATGACGCCGAGTCAGCGCTCCTTCGGCTCCAGGCAGCTGCTGAGCAACACCGAATCACTGCGGGGCAGTTATGAGCTCCTCACACCGGGGACGGGGCCGGAGCAGCGCCGCGACCCGGAGGTCTCGCCGCTCTTCGCCGATCTGGCCGACCTGCCGCCCGCCCGGATCGTCGTGGGCACCGAGGACCCGCTGCTGGACGACTCGCTCTTCCTGGCCCAGCGGTGGCAGGTGGCGGGGGCGCCCGTGCAACTCGGCGTCGTGGCAGGCGCGATGCACGGCTTCACGCTCTTCCCCTCGACCATCACCGAGCGGGAGCTGCGGCGGCAGGTGGACTTCCTGGCCGGCGCGTGA
- the pstC gene encoding phosphate ABC transporter permease subunit PstC encodes MTSAPLAPPGPTPDHDRPRTITAPATRGDRIFRGLLRVAGYSVFAIMGLIAFFLLLRGTDALRASGWSFLTEQKWSPSAHVFGIAAVLPDGVLIAVIALVFAVPVSLTAALFIAEYAPVRLRRGLVTMVDLMAAVPSIVYGLWGFFFLQPRILGMVRWTALHLGGVLPFLKVRTGDIGTSYTSSTFIAGLVVALMITPIITSLSREVFSQAPQGEREGAYALGSTRWGMVRTVVLPFGRGGVIGAVMLGFGRAMGETIAVALIISPIFRFSGHVLEAGANSISALIALRYSESDGLSLSALMAAGLTLFALTLVVNVLAGIVVSRSRSGAATAD; translated from the coding sequence ATGACTTCAGCACCGCTCGCACCACCTGGACCGACGCCCGACCACGACCGCCCGCGCACCATCACCGCGCCCGCGACCCGAGGGGACCGGATCTTCCGCGGCCTGCTCCGGGTGGCCGGCTACTCGGTCTTCGCGATCATGGGACTGATCGCCTTCTTCCTGCTGCTGCGCGGTACCGACGCGCTGCGGGCCTCCGGCTGGTCCTTCCTGACGGAGCAGAAGTGGAGCCCGTCCGCGCACGTCTTCGGCATCGCGGCGGTGCTGCCCGACGGCGTGCTGATCGCGGTGATCGCGCTGGTCTTCGCAGTGCCGGTCTCACTCACCGCGGCGCTCTTCATCGCCGAGTACGCGCCGGTGCGGCTGCGCCGCGGGCTGGTCACCATGGTCGACCTGATGGCGGCCGTGCCCAGCATCGTCTACGGCCTGTGGGGCTTCTTCTTCCTGCAGCCGCGGATCCTGGGGATGGTGCGCTGGACGGCGCTGCACCTGGGCGGGGTGCTGCCGTTCCTGAAGGTGCGCACCGGTGACATCGGCACCTCCTACACCTCCTCGACCTTCATCGCCGGGCTGGTGGTGGCGCTGATGATCACACCGATCATCACCTCGCTCAGTCGCGAGGTCTTCTCGCAGGCCCCGCAGGGCGAGCGGGAGGGCGCCTACGCGCTCGGCAGCACCCGCTGGGGCATGGTGCGCACGGTGGTGCTGCCGTTCGGCCGCGGCGGGGTGATCGGCGCGGTGATGCTGGGCTTCGGCCGGGCGATGGGGGAGACCATCGCGGTGGCGCTGATCATCTCGCCGATCTTCCGGTTCAGCGGCCACGTGCTGGAGGCGGGAGCCAATTCGATCTCCGCGCTGATCGCGCTGCGCTACAGCGAGTCCGACGGGCTCTCGCTCTCCGCGCTGATGGCGGCCGGCCTGACGCTCTTCGCGCTGACCCTGGTGGTCAACGTGCTGGCGGGCATCGTGGTCAGCCGCTCCCGCTCCGGCGCGGCGACGGCGGACTGA
- a CDS encoding DUF1508 domain-containing protein — MGQGGGDRSGTESVRGGFQIERAANGRYQWQLKAPNGRIVAVSSPVYDSPQEADRSFAALRVDAAGLTARITHVRDGIGWIWVVPGSRGVPEARSNRAYERYATCQNAFRRFVALLERQAGEPPGPARERSPGPEPRPVPRAEAGPVHEPVHDPAHRPEPLARMRPGGDA, encoded by the coding sequence GTGGGCCAAGGTGGCGGTGACCGGTCCGGCACGGAGTCGGTCAGGGGCGGGTTTCAGATCGAGCGTGCGGCGAACGGACGTTACCAGTGGCAGTTGAAGGCGCCGAACGGGCGGATCGTCGCCGTCTCGTCGCCGGTGTACGACTCCCCCCAGGAGGCGGACCGCTCGTTCGCGGCACTGCGGGTGGACGCGGCCGGGTTAACGGCCCGTATCACGCACGTGAGAGACGGGATCGGCTGGATCTGGGTGGTGCCGGGCTCTCGGGGGGTCCCCGAGGCGCGCTCCAACCGGGCGTACGAGCGGTACGCCACCTGTCAGAACGCGTTCCGGCGCTTCGTGGCGCTGCTCGAACGGCAGGCGGGCGAGCCGCCGGGCCCGGCGCGGGAGCGCTCCCCCGGACCCGAACCACGGCCAGTGCCGCGGGCTGAGGCCGGGCCCGTGCACGAACCCGTGCACGATCCCGCGCACCGGCCCGAGCCCCTCGCGCGCATGAGACCCGGCGGCGATGCCTGA
- a CDS encoding ATP-binding protein has translation MSETPYSPHSPHSPHSPLLLEAAENCWLPRGSRTPALARRLLRGLLASVEGGHRFVETGELLLSELATNAVTHSRAPGRLIFVDLHANGERLRIEVHDAGGSRPELAVPAPEDEHGRGLLLVNTLAKQWGCTDRPNGPIGKIAWCEVGPDSLAAYDA, from the coding sequence ATGTCCGAAACGCCGTACTCCCCGCACTCCCCGCACTCTCCGCACTCCCCCCTCCTCCTCGAAGCCGCCGAGAACTGCTGGCTGCCCCGGGGCAGTCGGACCCCGGCGCTCGCCCGGCGGCTGCTGCGCGGGCTGCTGGCGAGCGTCGAGGGCGGTCACCGGTTCGTGGAGACGGGGGAGTTGCTGCTCTCGGAGCTGGCGACCAACGCGGTCACCCACTCCCGGGCGCCGGGGAGGCTGATCTTCGTGGACCTGCACGCGAACGGTGAGCGGTTGCGGATCGAGGTGCACGACGCGGGCGGCAGCAGGCCCGAACTCGCCGTGCCCGCACCGGAGGACGAGCACGGGCGTGGCCTGCTGCTGGTCAACACGCTGGCCAAGCAGTGGGGTTGCACCGATCGGCCGAACGGTCCGATCGGGAAGATCGCCTGGTGCGAGGTAGGGCCGGACAGTCTCGCCGCCTATGACGCGTAG
- the pstA gene encoding phosphate ABC transporter permease PstA has protein sequence MTTVQLTGSSVAAPAAPRPPEERRRRLGGVTRAEVGTLLAALGGSLALDWLLYERVLPFSGAQGFLLLWYLLFLGFSYALGVLQWDRLVVRERLVALVAWSSGLLLTSLIIEQLRFIAVRGVHAAQHGNFFTQTMSRTSAVSPITSGGMVHAAVGSVEQLGLATLFAVPLGIAAAVFMSEIGGRGARPVRTLVEAMTALPSIVAGLFVLGVVILTFGLQACGFAASLALTVMMMPIVTRAAEVVIRLVPGTLREASYALGGSQWRTVWNVVLPTARPGLATAVILGMARGVGETSPVLLTAGFTSGFNGNPFAGHQVSLPLYIWNYVRQPYPAMVARGFAAGLTLMVMVLVLFVAARLIGGRRPGDLSGRQRRRLARLEATR, from the coding sequence GTGACCACCGTCCAGCTGACCGGGAGCTCGGTGGCGGCCCCGGCCGCGCCGCGGCCGCCGGAGGAGCGCCGCCGCCGGCTCGGCGGGGTGACCCGCGCCGAGGTCGGCACCCTGCTGGCCGCGCTGGGCGGCTCGCTCGCGCTCGACTGGCTGCTCTACGAGCGGGTGCTGCCGTTCAGCGGTGCCCAGGGCTTCCTCCTCCTGTGGTACCTGCTCTTCCTCGGCTTCAGCTACGCGCTCGGCGTGCTGCAGTGGGACCGGCTGGTGGTCCGCGAGCGGCTGGTCGCCCTGGTGGCCTGGAGCTCGGGGCTGCTGCTCACCTCCCTGATCATCGAGCAGCTCAGGTTCATCGCCGTGCGCGGCGTGCACGCGGCCCAGCACGGCAACTTCTTCACCCAGACCATGTCCCGGACCTCCGCCGTCTCCCCGATCACCTCCGGCGGGATGGTGCACGCGGCGGTCGGCTCGGTCGAACAGCTGGGCCTGGCCACGCTCTTCGCGGTGCCGCTGGGCATCGCGGCGGCGGTCTTCATGTCCGAGATCGGTGGCCGCGGCGCCCGTCCGGTGCGCACCCTGGTGGAGGCGATGACCGCGCTGCCGTCCATCGTGGCCGGCCTGTTCGTGCTCGGCGTGGTGATCCTCACCTTCGGCCTGCAGGCCTGCGGCTTCGCCGCCTCGCTGGCGCTGACGGTGATGATGATGCCGATCGTCACCCGGGCCGCCGAGGTGGTCATCCGGCTGGTGCCCGGCACCCTGCGGGAGGCCTCCTACGCGCTGGGCGGCAGCCAGTGGCGCACGGTGTGGAACGTGGTGCTGCCCACCGCGCGCCCCGGTCTGGCCACCGCGGTGATCCTCGGCATGGCGCGCGGGGTCGGCGAGACCTCGCCGGTGCTGCTGACCGCCGGCTTCACCTCGGGGTTCAACGGCAACCCGTTCGCCGGGCACCAGGTCAGCCTGCCGCTCTACATCTGGAACTACGTCCGCCAGCCCTACCCCGCCATGGTGGCCCGCGGCTTCGCCGCCGGACTGACCCTGATGGTGATGGTGCTGGTGCTCTTCGTCGCCGCCCGGTTGATCGGCGGCCGGCGGCCCGGTGACCTCAGCGGCCGCCAGCGGCGCCGGCTGGCCCGCCTGGAGGCGACCCGATGA
- a CDS encoding helix-turn-helix transcriptional regulator: MARRKTDQDALTRSLVLFGVELKFHRERQGLSQQDLATKVHCARSLIGMIETGQRAPADDEFPRRCDEVLNTGGSLGRMWTSILDEEAKAAKTLDTYTEIEQAATAIRHFQLQWLPGLLQTEEYARTLFELDIPGQPDAIEDRLSVRMSRQNRLSGEDSLMYTALIDESALRRTIGSPALMRRQLEHLLTAGERPNVVIQALPFSAAGAYPFDASVIFFDLPEEPLIAYIEALNYGQVVSVARDVAVRARRFEMLRSHALSVRETRALIRSIIEEEAEK; the protein is encoded by the coding sequence GTGGCTCGACGGAAGACGGATCAGGATGCGCTCACGCGTTCGCTCGTCCTGTTCGGAGTGGAGTTGAAGTTCCACCGGGAAAGGCAGGGCCTGTCGCAGCAGGATTTGGCAACCAAGGTCCATTGCGCGCGTTCACTGATCGGAATGATCGAGACCGGTCAACGTGCGCCCGCTGATGACGAGTTCCCGCGTAGATGCGATGAAGTCCTGAACACCGGCGGCTCTTTGGGCCGAATGTGGACGAGCATCCTGGACGAGGAGGCGAAAGCCGCCAAGACGCTCGACACCTATACCGAGATCGAACAGGCAGCCACCGCGATAAGGCACTTCCAGCTGCAGTGGCTTCCCGGACTCCTGCAGACGGAGGAATACGCCCGGACGCTCTTCGAACTGGACATCCCCGGCCAGCCCGATGCCATCGAGGATCGCCTGAGCGTTCGAATGTCCAGGCAGAATCGACTGAGCGGCGAGGACTCACTCATGTACACAGCACTGATCGACGAATCGGCGCTGCGACGCACCATTGGGAGCCCCGCCCTCATGCGACGGCAACTCGAACATCTGCTGACTGCAGGAGAACGGCCGAACGTGGTGATCCAGGCGCTGCCGTTCTCCGCTGCCGGGGCGTACCCGTTCGATGCATCAGTGATCTTCTTCGACCTCCCGGAGGAGCCACTCATTGCCTACATCGAGGCCCTGAACTACGGTCAAGTCGTAAGCGTCGCAAGAGATGTAGCAGTCCGAGCGCGACGTTTCGAAATGCTACGATCACACGCACTGTCCGTTCGTGAGACCCGCGCTCTGATCCGAAGCATCATCGAAGAGGAGGCCGAGAAATGA
- a CDS encoding PstS family phosphate ABC transporter substrate-binding protein, with translation MRHTAAKLFASLAIATSLATVAAGQASADPSVTPAAQDIVGVGSDTTQAVSNQFSTDYNAYLTGKGDTTSPRLYSWDATPAGSITTKTGATSITRPNGSGAGITALNANTSTTVNFARSSRGPQTGDLTTDDFVAFAKDGVSWAALSTGNAPANLTTADLAGIYTCSITNWNQITDIPGYTGANATIDAYLPQVSSGTRSFFLKAVGGGTTSITPGACVESYTPEENEGTDAVFATDANALVPYSAAHYIGQVYGGHTTTTDAPGNLTIRSTDGLFPVTSAHVLDPTYTATNYGRVVYNVFRDAEWTGTGANPALKAIFGTAGWVCTNTTAKNDIASYGFQALKVGQCGGVTHI, from the coding sequence ATGCGTCACACTGCTGCCAAGCTGTTCGCGTCCCTCGCGATCGCCACCTCGCTGGCCACCGTCGCGGCCGGCCAGGCCTCGGCCGACCCGTCCGTCACCCCGGCCGCCCAGGACATCGTGGGCGTCGGTTCGGACACCACGCAGGCTGTGTCGAACCAGTTCTCGACCGACTACAACGCCTACCTGACCGGCAAGGGCGACACCACCTCGCCGCGCCTGTACAGCTGGGACGCCACCCCGGCCGGCAGCATCACCACCAAGACCGGGGCCACCTCGATCACCCGCCCGAACGGCTCCGGCGCCGGCATCACCGCGCTGAACGCCAACACCAGCACCACGGTGAACTTCGCCCGCTCCTCGCGCGGCCCGCAGACCGGCGACCTGACCACGGACGACTTCGTGGCCTTCGCCAAGGACGGCGTCTCCTGGGCGGCCCTCTCCACCGGCAACGCCCCGGCCAACCTGACCACGGCCGACCTGGCGGGCATCTACACCTGCAGCATCACCAACTGGAACCAGATCACCGACATCCCCGGCTACACCGGCGCCAACGCCACCATCGACGCCTACCTGCCGCAGGTCAGCTCCGGCACCCGCTCCTTCTTCCTGAAGGCGGTCGGCGGCGGCACCACCTCGATCACCCCCGGCGCCTGCGTGGAGAGCTACACCCCGGAGGAGAACGAGGGCACCGACGCGGTGTTCGCCACCGACGCCAACGCGCTGGTCCCCTACTCCGCCGCGCACTACATCGGCCAGGTCTACGGCGGTCACACCACCACGACCGACGCGCCCGGCAACCTGACCATCCGCAGCACCGACGGCCTCTTCCCGGTCACCTCGGCCCACGTGCTGGACCCGACCTACACCGCCACCAACTACGGCCGCGTGGTCTACAACGTGTTCCGTGACGCCGAGTGGACCGGCACCGGCGCCAACCCGGCGCTGAAGGCGATCTTCGGCACCGCCGGCTGGGTCTGCACCAACACCACCGCCAAGAACGACATCGCCAGCTACGGCTTCCAGGCCCTGAAGGTCGGCCAGTGCGGCGGCGTGACCCACATCTGA
- a CDS encoding DUF6542 domain-containing protein, with protein MPTDAGSASRRWHAFAAPLAVGLPVVGAAVDETTGSGIGRAFAIGAVLGTLLAAWVCTPAGRLWVALAPPVLVPLLIAAAELLRHGDEYRGSALAAGAVRWGTEAFPVILLSIGAALLVTLVRVAAGRGAGRGAGRGMSLS; from the coding sequence GTGCCGACCGACGCCGGATCAGCCAGCCGCCGCTGGCACGCGTTCGCCGCCCCGCTCGCCGTCGGCCTGCCCGTGGTGGGCGCCGCGGTCGACGAGACCACCGGCAGCGGCATCGGCCGCGCCTTCGCGATCGGCGCCGTGCTCGGCACGCTGCTGGCCGCCTGGGTCTGCACCCCGGCGGGCCGGCTCTGGGTGGCCCTCGCGCCGCCGGTGCTGGTGCCGCTGCTCATAGCGGCGGCCGAACTGCTCCGCCACGGGGACGAGTACCGGGGCAGCGCCCTGGCCGCCGGCGCGGTGCGGTGGGGCACCGAGGCGTTCCCGGTGATCCTCCTCTCGATCGGGGCGGCGCTGCTGGTGACCTTGGTGCGGGTGGCCGCCGGGCGCGGCGCCGGGCGCGGTGCCGGGCGTGGCATGTCGCTGAGCTGA